The proteins below come from a single Geobacillus thermoleovorans genomic window:
- the ilvE gene encoding branched-chain-amino-acid transaminase produces MGEQWIFLNGEFVTKENAKISVYDHGFLYGDGVFEGIRVYSGNVFRLEEHIDRLYNSAKSILLDIPYTKEEMIGHVLETIRRNGYQDAYIRLVVSRGVGDLGLDPYKCKTPQIVIIVEPLALFPKHLYETGIEVVTVATRRNRSDVLSPKVKSLNYLNNVLVKIEAHLANVSEALILNDQGYVAEGSGDNVFIIKNGVIYTPPGYVGALEGITRQAIIEIAEDLGYTVKEEPFTRHDVYVADEVFLTGTAAEVISVIKVDGRTIGDGTPGPHTKRLLEEFRRRVVVEGVKVYPTNANVG; encoded by the coding sequence GTGGGCGAACAATGGATCTTTTTAAACGGAGAATTTGTGACAAAAGAAAACGCCAAAATTTCCGTGTATGACCATGGATTTTTGTATGGCGACGGGGTATTTGAAGGCATTCGCGTCTATAGCGGCAACGTATTCCGCCTCGAAGAACATATAGATCGGCTATACAATTCAGCGAAGTCGATTTTGCTCGACATTCCGTACACGAAGGAAGAAATGATTGGCCACGTGCTCGAAACGATCCGCCGCAACGGCTATCAAGATGCATACATCCGCCTGGTCGTTTCGCGCGGGGTCGGCGATTTAGGACTGGATCCGTACAAATGCAAAACGCCGCAAATCGTGATTATCGTCGAGCCGCTCGCGCTCTTCCCGAAACATTTATATGAAACCGGCATCGAAGTGGTGACAGTGGCGACGCGCCGCAACCGCTCTGATGTGCTGAGCCCGAAAGTCAAATCGCTCAACTACCTAAACAATGTGCTTGTCAAAATCGAGGCGCATTTGGCGAACGTAAGCGAAGCGCTGATCTTAAACGATCAAGGCTATGTCGCGGAAGGTTCGGGAGACAATGTTTTCATCATCAAAAACGGCGTCATTTACACACCGCCTGGGTATGTCGGGGCGCTTGAAGGCATTACGCGTCAAGCGATCATCGAAATCGCGGAGGATCTCGGCTATACGGTGAAAGAGGAGCCGTTTACCCGCCATGATGTCTATGTCGCGGATGAAGTGTTTTTGACGGGGACGGCGGCCGAAGTCATTTCGGTCATTAAAGTCGATGGCCGGACGATCGGCGACGGGACGCCGGGACCGCATACCAAGCGGTTGCTTGAAGAATTTCGCCGCCGCGTGGTCGTCGAAGGAGTAAAGGTGTATCCGACGAACGCCAATGTCGGTTGA
- a CDS encoding metallophosphoesterase family protein: protein MKAVIVSDSHGLTAELAAIVNRHRHEADLFIHCGDSELEVGADEIAPFAVVRGNCDFAAFPAERIEEVGGVRLFVTHGHLYGVKTSLLRLSYRAQETGAHVVCFGHSHLAGAEQIDGLLFINPGSIALPRGRKEKTYAVLTVDSGRAHVQFYEVDGQPILKMEQTFSI, encoded by the coding sequence ATGAAGGCGGTGATTGTGAGCGACAGCCATGGGCTGACTGCCGAACTTGCTGCAATTGTCAACCGTCATCGCCATGAAGCGGATTTGTTTATCCATTGCGGCGACTCGGAGTTGGAGGTGGGGGCGGACGAGATTGCCCCGTTTGCCGTCGTACGCGGCAACTGCGATTTCGCCGCGTTTCCTGCTGAGCGCATCGAAGAGGTGGGCGGCGTTCGGTTGTTTGTCACCCACGGCCATTTATACGGGGTGAAAACGTCGCTTTTGCGTTTATCCTATCGCGCACAAGAAACAGGGGCTCACGTCGTTTGTTTCGGCCACTCGCATTTGGCCGGTGCTGAACAAATCGATGGGTTGCTGTTCATCAATCCCGGCAGCATCGCCTTGCCGCGCGGAAGAAAAGAAAAAACGTACGCGGTGCTGACGGTCGACAGCGGACGGGCGCACGTCCAGTTTTATGAAGTGGATGGACAGCCTATTCTCAAAATGGAACAAACGTTTTCTATCTAA
- a CDS encoding XTP/dITP diphosphatase, which translates to MKEIVIATKNAGKVREFAALFAKRGVEVKSLLDFPDAPDVAETGSTFAENAVLKAEAASRRLKRPVIADDSGLVVDALGGRPGVHSARYAGEDKNDARNIAKLLRELDGVPMEQRTARFHCALAVAIPGRPTAVVEATCDGYIAEAPRGEGGFGYDPVFYLPERGKTMAELAPEEKNQISHRAKALTKLDEQWEEIVGGKGRTE; encoded by the coding sequence GTGAAGGAGATTGTCATCGCGACCAAAAACGCTGGCAAAGTGCGCGAGTTCGCCGCTTTGTTTGCCAAGCGGGGCGTCGAAGTGAAATCGCTGCTTGACTTTCCGGACGCTCCGGATGTCGCAGAAACGGGAAGCACGTTTGCGGAAAATGCCGTGCTCAAAGCAGAAGCGGCGTCGCGGCGTCTAAAGCGGCCGGTGATCGCCGATGATTCCGGGCTCGTGGTCGATGCGCTCGGCGGCCGGCCGGGCGTTCATTCGGCCCGTTATGCCGGGGAAGATAAAAACGATGCACGCAACATCGCCAAGCTGCTTCGCGAGCTTGACGGGGTGCCGATGGAGCAGCGCACGGCTCGTTTTCATTGTGCGCTCGCCGTCGCGATCCCAGGGCGGCCGACCGCCGTTGTCGAAGCGACATGCGATGGTTATATCGCCGAAGCGCCGCGTGGGGAGGGGGGCTTTGGCTATGATCCGGTTTTTTACCTTCCGGAGCGGGGAAAAACGATGGCGGAGCTTGCGCCCGAGGAAAAAAATCAAATCAGTCATCGCGCCAAGGCGCTGACGAAGCTCGATGAGCAGTGGGAGGAGATCGTCGGTGGAAAGGGGCGGACGGAATGA
- the rph gene encoding ribonuclease PH: protein MRADGRSSCELRPVHIHPHYMKHAEGSVLIEVGDTKVICTATVEEKVPSFMRGGGKGWITAEYGMLPRATEQRNVREASKGKVSGRTMEIQRLIGRALRSVVDLEQLGERTIWIDCDVIQADGGTRTASITGAYVALVLALAKLVEEGRLEALPIRDFLAATSVGIDPEHGVILDLDYNEDARAKVDMNVVMTGAGQFVEIQGTGEEAVFSRAELDELLEAAQIGIEQLIAVQRRALGEWAARIGEKKEAAEEDTE from the coding sequence ATGAGAGCGGACGGACGAAGCAGTTGCGAGCTGCGCCCTGTACATATACACCCGCATTACATGAAGCACGCTGAAGGGTCGGTGCTCATTGAAGTCGGCGACACGAAAGTCATTTGCACGGCGACGGTCGAAGAGAAAGTGCCGTCGTTTATGCGCGGCGGCGGCAAAGGATGGATTACGGCCGAATATGGGATGCTGCCGCGGGCGACAGAGCAGCGGAATGTGAGGGAAGCGAGCAAAGGAAAAGTGTCGGGGCGGACGATGGAAATTCAGCGCTTAATCGGCCGTGCGCTTCGCTCGGTTGTTGATCTTGAACAGCTTGGTGAGCGGACCATTTGGATCGATTGCGACGTCATTCAGGCGGATGGCGGAACGCGGACGGCGTCGATCACCGGTGCGTATGTGGCGCTTGTGTTGGCGCTTGCCAAACTGGTGGAAGAAGGGAGGCTCGAGGCGCTTCCGATCCGCGATTTTCTCGCCGCTACCTCGGTCGGCATCGATCCGGAGCATGGGGTGATTCTTGATTTAGATTACAACGAGGATGCGCGGGCGAAAGTGGATATGAACGTCGTCATGACCGGAGCCGGTCAATTTGTTGAGATTCAAGGGACCGGAGAGGAAGCGGTTTTTTCACGCGCCGAGCTCGATGAATTGCTTGAAGCGGCGCAAATAGGCATCGAGCAGCTCATCGCCGTTCAGCGCCGCGCATTGGGCGAGTGGGCGGCGCGCATCGGCGAAAAAAAAGAAGCGGCAGAGGAGGACACAGAGTGA